One stretch of Streptomyces sp. NBC_00443 DNA includes these proteins:
- a CDS encoding peptide-N4-asparagine amidase produces the protein MKRRIAMSMLAGATLLASTLLGASPAPAAQPAPAAQPAPAAPAPAAQPAGAGADAPTNVPAEFGSDWHDPLTAAPPVTKPSGKSCQVTVAEAQFRDFTPYKGTYTPPEGCGSRWSKVVLRMDGKVKGRQYDRLGHLQVGGVEVFRTSTPEPSPDGIEWSVEKDVTRYSDTFRRSQDVEMLIGNVVDDTYTGVIDVKVTLTFYVGRPAAGTPDRVLTLRDGTLTTPRNSERIVAEVYATGSGGGCEEFWYLSAPESAPYSCKADGGPYREVQIKVDGQLAGIAAPFPHVWTGGWSNPFLWYVTPGPRAFDVKPIEYDLTPFAGLLNDGRPHRVEVSVVGVPEGQSGWSAPVNVLVRQDAKSAHVTGRLTVHKVGELANSSTYRPGSEHRVDTEGGHRLTVAGYVDTSHGRVTTTVRRSLANSSAHRWTDGENLDSLDATWTDDQSVTVDGRGPARTTRTQRTYTMDGSITIGADDRLRTVLTLGDRAAVVATEDGRRTAWTWLDDTVEGDAAWTLNVPRDQRHAVGTTSERFRLYGSGGLGGSRGSGGCYDRSVTSVQGVLTEDRQGC, from the coding sequence ATGAAGAGACGGATTGCCATGTCCATGCTCGCGGGAGCGACCCTCCTGGCGAGCACACTCCTCGGAGCGAGCCCCGCCCCCGCGGCCCAACCCGCCCCCGCGGCCCAACCCGCCCCCGCGGCCCCCGCCCCCGCGGCCCAACCCGCTGGTGCCGGCGCCGACGCCCCCACCAACGTCCCCGCCGAGTTCGGCTCCGACTGGCACGACCCCCTCACCGCCGCGCCGCCCGTCACCAAACCCTCCGGCAAGTCCTGCCAAGTCACCGTCGCCGAGGCACAGTTCCGCGACTTCACCCCGTACAAGGGCACCTACACACCGCCCGAAGGCTGCGGCAGCCGCTGGAGCAAGGTCGTGCTGCGGATGGACGGCAAGGTCAAGGGACGCCAGTACGACCGGCTCGGCCATCTGCAGGTCGGCGGGGTCGAGGTCTTCCGTACGTCGACCCCCGAGCCGTCACCGGACGGGATCGAGTGGTCCGTCGAGAAGGACGTCACGCGGTACAGCGACACCTTCCGCCGCAGCCAGGACGTCGAGATGCTCATCGGGAACGTCGTCGACGACACCTACACCGGCGTCATCGACGTCAAGGTCACGCTGACGTTCTACGTCGGCCGCCCCGCCGCCGGTACCCCCGATCGCGTGCTCACCCTCAGGGACGGCACGCTCACCACCCCGCGCAACAGCGAACGCATCGTCGCCGAGGTGTACGCGACCGGCTCCGGCGGCGGCTGCGAGGAGTTCTGGTATCTGTCCGCGCCCGAGTCGGCGCCGTATTCCTGCAAGGCCGACGGCGGTCCCTACCGTGAGGTGCAGATCAAGGTCGACGGTCAACTCGCCGGAATCGCCGCGCCGTTCCCGCACGTCTGGACGGGTGGCTGGTCCAACCCCTTCCTCTGGTACGTCACTCCGGGGCCGCGGGCCTTCGACGTCAAGCCGATCGAATACGACCTGACGCCGTTCGCGGGACTCCTCAACGACGGGCGGCCGCACCGCGTCGAGGTCTCCGTCGTCGGAGTTCCGGAGGGGCAGAGCGGCTGGAGCGCGCCCGTGAACGTCCTCGTCCGGCAGGACGCTAAGAGCGCACACGTCACCGGCAGGCTCACCGTGCACAAGGTCGGCGAACTCGCCAACTCCTCGACGTACAGGCCCGGTTCGGAGCACCGGGTGGACACCGAGGGTGGTCACCGGCTGACCGTCGCCGGATACGTCGACACCTCGCACGGCCGGGTGACGACCACCGTGCGCCGCTCGCTCGCGAACAGCTCCGCGCACCGCTGGACCGACGGCGAGAACCTGGATTCCCTCGACGCCACCTGGACGGACGACCAGTCCGTGACCGTTGACGGACGAGGGCCCGCCCGGACGACGCGCACGCAGCGGACGTACACCATGGACGGCTCGATCACGATCGGCGCGGACGACCGGCTGCGCACCGTGCTGACTCTCGGTGACCGCGCCGCGGTCGTGGCGACCGAAGACGGACGGCGGACCGCGTGGACGTGGCTCGACGACACCGTCGAGGGCGACGCCGCATGGACGTTGAACGTGCCACGCGACCAGCGCCACGCGGTCGGCACGACGAGCGAGCGCTTCCGGCTGTACGGATCGGGCGGCCTGGGCGGCTCACGCGGCTCGGGTGGCTGTTACGACCGTTCCGTCACCAGCGTCCAAGGGGTGCTCACCGAGGATCGCCAGGGCTGTTGA
- a CDS encoding cation:dicarboxylate symporter family transporter: MPPSVPSLPRRVARTLRTSLFAQVACALVLGVVVGKLWPGFAADLQPLGDGFIRLIKTIISPLVFCVVVVGIAKAGDLKAFGRIGLKALIWFEVASTLALVIGLLAANVVQPGSGMNVDPSTLDASAVDAKTGGGQLPSTTEFALEAIPTSFIGAFAENSLLQVLVLACLVGAALLHLGHTKVPQVLPAIEQAQEIIFAIVGFVMRLAPIAVFGAMAVLIGNYGLGVIETYGKLIVLCYAAAALFIALLAVALKVVTGLSLWKFLRYIREEMLLALGTASTESVLPRVMQKLRKAGARDDAVGLVLPTGYSFNLDGASLYLSIGTLFIAQAVGVDLSLSQQITVVLVLMLTSKGMAGIPGSAFLALSATASSLGAIPAGAVALLLGVDRIMDSMRVVTNLLGNCVAVFAVSRWEGALDKERAKKVLDGEIVVELDDEEPQKARPGTPGKSGTPQTPETPATSRAEAPGPEAPVAVPAQGAKETASGAG, from the coding sequence GTGCCGCCGTCCGTACCGTCCCTTCCGCGACGCGTCGCACGCACACTGCGTACCTCTCTCTTCGCGCAGGTCGCCTGCGCGCTCGTGCTCGGAGTCGTCGTCGGGAAGCTGTGGCCCGGATTCGCCGCGGACCTCCAGCCGCTCGGCGACGGTTTCATCCGGCTCATCAAGACGATCATCTCGCCGCTGGTGTTCTGTGTGGTCGTCGTCGGCATCGCCAAGGCCGGTGATCTGAAGGCGTTCGGCCGGATCGGGCTGAAGGCGCTGATCTGGTTCGAGGTCGCGAGCACGCTCGCGCTGGTCATCGGCCTTCTCGCCGCCAACGTGGTCCAGCCCGGCTCCGGGATGAACGTCGATCCGTCCACACTCGACGCCTCGGCGGTCGACGCGAAGACGGGCGGCGGGCAGCTGCCCTCGACGACGGAGTTCGCGCTGGAGGCGATCCCGACCTCGTTCATCGGGGCCTTCGCGGAGAACTCTCTGCTCCAAGTGCTCGTCCTGGCCTGCCTGGTGGGTGCCGCGCTGCTGCATCTCGGTCACACCAAGGTGCCGCAGGTGCTGCCGGCCATCGAACAGGCCCAGGAGATCATCTTCGCGATCGTAGGCTTCGTCATGCGGCTGGCCCCGATCGCGGTGTTCGGCGCGATGGCCGTCCTCATCGGCAACTACGGGCTCGGCGTCATCGAGACGTACGGCAAGCTGATCGTCCTGTGCTACGCCGCCGCTGCGCTCTTCATCGCGCTGCTCGCCGTCGCCCTGAAGGTGGTCACCGGGCTCAGCCTCTGGAAGTTCCTGCGCTACATCCGTGAGGAGATGCTGCTCGCGCTCGGCACCGCCTCCACCGAGTCCGTCCTGCCGCGGGTGATGCAGAAGCTGCGCAAGGCGGGCGCCCGCGACGACGCCGTGGGCCTGGTGCTGCCGACGGGCTACTCCTTCAACCTCGACGGTGCCTCGCTCTACCTGTCCATCGGCACGCTGTTCATCGCCCAGGCCGTGGGTGTGGACCTCAGCCTCAGTCAGCAGATCACCGTGGTTCTGGTGCTGATGCTGACCAGCAAGGGCATGGCGGGCATCCCCGGCTCGGCCTTCCTCGCCCTGTCCGCGACCGCCTCCTCGCTGGGCGCCATCCCGGCCGGAGCCGTCGCTCTCCTCCTCGGCGTGGACCGCATCATGGACTCGATGCGCGTCGTCACCAACCTGCTCGGCAACTGCGTCGCCGTCTTCGCGGTCTCCCGCTGGGAAGGGGCTCTCGACAAGGAGCGGGCGAAGAAGGTGCTGGACGGCGAGATCGTGGTCGAGCTGGACGACGAGGAGCCGCAGAAGGCCCGGCCTGGGACGCCAGGGAAGTCAGGGACGCCACAGACGCCAGAGACGCCGGCGACCTCCCGAGCTGAGGCTCCGGGGCCCGAAGCCCCTGTTGCCGTGCCGGCCCAGGGCGCAAAGGAGACGGCTTCCGGGGCCGGCTGA
- a CDS encoding ABC transporter ATP-binding protein — MHPENEPTRTPLAEQPEQPRQVRRILKLFRPYRGRLAVVGLLVGASSLVGVATPFLLKAILDVAIPQGRTGLLSLLALGMILSAVLTSVFGVLQTLISTTVGQRVMHDLRTAVYGRLQRMSLAFFTRTRTGEVQSRIANDIGGMQATVTSTATSLVSNLTSVVATIIAMIALDWRLTVVSLLLLPAFVWISRRVGNERKKITTQRQKQMAAMAATVTESLSVSGILLGRTMGRSDSLTGTFADESERLVDLEVRSNMAGRWRMAVITIVMAAMPAFIYWTAGMALQLGGPQVSIGTIVAFVSLQQGLFRPAVSLLSTGVQIQTSLALFQRIFEYLDLPIDITERENPTRLDSVKGEVRFENVEFRYDGKSGPILDGIDLTVPAGGSLAVVGPTGAGKSTFGHLVPRLYDVTGGRVTLDGVDVRDLDFDTLARAVGVVSQETYLFHASVADNLRFAKPDATDEELHAAAKAAQIHDHIAGLPDGYDTVVGERGHRFSGGEKQRLAIARTILRDPPVLILDEATSALDTRTEHAVQEAIDALSANRTTVTIAHRLSTVRGADQIVVLDAGRVAERGTHEELLEQGGRYAGLVRRDAQLEPTG; from the coding sequence ATGCATCCCGAGAACGAACCCACCCGGACGCCACTCGCCGAGCAGCCGGAACAGCCACGGCAGGTGCGCCGCATCCTGAAGCTCTTCCGTCCCTACCGCGGCCGCCTGGCCGTCGTAGGCCTCCTGGTCGGCGCGTCGTCGCTGGTCGGCGTCGCCACACCGTTCCTCCTCAAGGCGATCCTCGACGTCGCCATCCCCCAGGGCCGCACCGGCCTGCTCAGCCTGCTCGCGCTCGGCATGATCCTCAGCGCGGTCCTGACCAGCGTCTTCGGTGTGCTGCAGACCCTGATCTCCACGACGGTCGGCCAGCGCGTCATGCACGACCTGCGCACCGCGGTCTACGGCCGCCTCCAGCGCATGTCCCTCGCCTTCTTCACGCGCACCCGCACCGGCGAGGTCCAGTCCCGCATCGCCAACGACATCGGCGGCATGCAGGCCACCGTCACCTCCACCGCGACCTCCCTGGTCTCCAACCTGACCAGCGTGGTCGCCACGATCATCGCGATGATCGCCCTCGACTGGCGCCTCACCGTCGTCTCGCTGCTCCTGCTGCCGGCCTTCGTCTGGATCAGCCGCCGCGTCGGCAACGAACGCAAGAAGATCACAACCCAGCGCCAGAAGCAGATGGCCGCGATGGCGGCCACGGTCACCGAGTCGCTCTCGGTCAGCGGCATCCTGCTCGGCCGCACGATGGGCCGCTCCGACTCGCTGACCGGCACCTTCGCGGACGAGTCCGAGCGCCTGGTCGACCTCGAGGTGCGGTCGAACATGGCCGGCCGGTGGCGCATGGCCGTCATCACCATCGTCATGGCCGCCATGCCCGCCTTCATCTACTGGACCGCGGGGATGGCCCTCCAGCTCGGCGGCCCGCAGGTCTCGATCGGCACGATCGTCGCGTTCGTCTCGCTCCAGCAGGGCCTCTTCCGCCCGGCGGTCAGCCTGCTGTCCACCGGCGTCCAGATCCAGACCTCGCTCGCGCTGTTCCAGCGCATCTTCGAATACCTCGACCTGCCCATCGACATCACCGAGCGGGAGAACCCGACCCGCCTCGACAGCGTCAAGGGCGAGGTCCGCTTCGAGAACGTCGAGTTCCGGTACGACGGCAAGAGCGGCCCGATCCTGGACGGCATCGACCTCACCGTCCCGGCGGGCGGCAGCCTCGCGGTCGTCGGCCCGACCGGCGCCGGGAAGTCGACGTTCGGCCACCTCGTGCCGCGGCTCTACGACGTGACGGGCGGCCGGGTCACCCTCGACGGGGTCGATGTGCGCGACCTTGACTTCGACACCCTCGCCCGCGCGGTGGGCGTCGTGTCGCAGGAGACGTACCTCTTCCATGCCTCGGTCGCCGACAACCTTCGCTTCGCCAAGCCGGACGCCACCGACGAGGAACTGCACGCGGCGGCGAAGGCGGCCCAGATCCACGACCACATCGCGGGCCTGCCCGACGGCTACGACACGGTCGTCGGTGAGCGCGGCCACCGCTTCTCCGGCGGCGAGAAGCAGCGCCTGGCCATCGCCCGCACCATCCTGCGTGACCCGCCGGTCCTGATTCTCGACGAGGCGACCAGCGCCCTGGACACCCGCACCGAACATGCCGTGCAGGAGGCCATCGACGCCCTGTCCGCCAACCGCACCACGGTGACCATCGCGCATCGCCTGTCCACCGTTCGGGGCGCCGACCAGATCGTGGTGCTCGATGCGGGACGGGTGGCTGAAAGGGGTACCCACGAGGAGCTGCTGGAGCAGGGCGGGCGGTATGCGGGGCTGGTCCGCCGAGACGCCCAACTGGAGCCGACGGGGTGA
- a CDS encoding MarR family winged helix-turn-helix transcriptional regulator — MTTPDPDGPLAEQLLRFTRRVHRIQKRHLHECGLGVTPAQSRLLRTLAHYDSPPRMADLAERLEVVPRAVTTLVDGLEASGKVRRAPDPTNRRVIRIELTDDGRKALRELHGARRSAAQEILAPLTVEQREVLGELLDTLIDGAADRRC, encoded by the coding sequence ATGACCACCCCCGATCCCGACGGCCCGCTCGCCGAGCAGCTGCTGCGCTTCACCCGCCGGGTGCACCGGATCCAGAAACGCCACCTGCACGAGTGCGGCCTGGGCGTCACCCCGGCCCAGTCCCGACTTCTGCGCACGCTCGCGCACTACGACTCGCCACCCCGGATGGCCGATCTCGCCGAGCGCCTGGAGGTGGTCCCGCGCGCGGTGACGACGCTGGTCGACGGGCTGGAGGCGAGCGGGAAGGTCCGGCGGGCGCCCGATCCGACCAACCGGCGGGTGATCCGGATCGAACTCACCGACGACGGGCGTAAGGCCCTGCGGGAACTGCACGGTGCGCGCCGGTCGGCCGCGCAGGAGATCCTGGCGCCGCTGACGGTCGAACAGCGAGAGGTGTTGGGCGAGTTGCTCGACACACTGATCGACGGGGCTGCCGACCGGCGGTGTTGA
- the mltG gene encoding endolytic transglycosylase MltG translates to MHLNTPSRSTIRLTRRGRIALIAAGAVVAGTAVAVPLLSVDEEEAKPTTLVIPEGWRASQVYAAVDKALTLPAGTTKKSLAKLDLKLPNDADGNPEGYLFPATYPLERDGKKATPDSLLSAMVDTATKKFGGAPIAAGAQRHAMNVYQTVTIASIIQAEAATKPDMGKVARVVYNRLERGMPLQMDSTINYALKRSTLRTTEADTRIASPYNSYQRMGLPPTPIANPGEEAMRAAINPAAGDWLYFVTVKPGDTRFTADYSEHQRNVAEFNAQQKEKASPKPTK, encoded by the coding sequence ATGCACTTGAACACTCCGTCACGGAGCACGATTCGACTGACGCGCCGGGGTCGTATCGCCCTCATCGCCGCCGGCGCCGTCGTGGCCGGCACCGCCGTGGCGGTGCCGCTGCTGAGCGTGGACGAGGAGGAGGCGAAGCCCACCACGCTGGTGATCCCGGAGGGATGGCGCGCGAGCCAGGTCTATGCCGCCGTCGACAAGGCGCTCACCCTGCCGGCCGGGACCACGAAGAAGTCCCTCGCGAAGCTCGACCTCAAACTGCCGAACGACGCCGACGGCAATCCCGAGGGCTACCTCTTCCCTGCGACGTATCCACTTGAGCGCGACGGGAAGAAGGCCACGCCGGACTCTCTGCTGTCGGCCATGGTCGACACCGCCACCAAGAAGTTCGGCGGCGCCCCGATCGCCGCCGGCGCGCAGCGCCACGCGATGAACGTCTATCAGACGGTCACCATCGCGAGCATCATCCAGGCCGAGGCCGCCACCAAGCCCGACATGGGCAAGGTGGCCCGGGTCGTCTACAACCGGCTCGAACGCGGGATGCCGCTGCAGATGGACTCCACCATCAATTACGCGCTGAAGCGCTCCACGCTCAGGACCACCGAGGCCGACACGCGGATCGCGAGCCCTTACAACTCGTACCAGCGCATGGGCCTGCCGCCCACGCCGATCGCCAACCCGGGCGAGGAGGCGATGCGCGCCGCGATCAATCCGGCCGCGGGCGACTGGCTCTACTTCGTCACCGTCAAGCCCGGCGACACCCGCTTCA